The segment GCACCTTATCCCAGGTAAAGATCACGTACAATCTCGCTGCTCTGATCGATGCCGCGGCTGGAACGGGCAGGTCGCTCTCATTCCAGTCGACCGTATAGGAGTTCCAGGCCGTAGAGGATCCGCCCAGATACTGGCTATCTCCGGTTGAATAGAGAAGGTCGCCCCTGAGTGCGAAGGTCCGCCAGGTCGCGATGTCACTGCCGCCGGTGTACCGTTTGCCTTTATAGCCGTTGTTCATTACCGTCTTGGCTACTGACAGGTCATTGTTCGTCTCGTTGTCCTCGGTCACCCCGGCATCGCAATCCGCGGTCACGGTGATCGTGACCGCAGTACCAGCAGGTTGAATCGTCGGATCGGTGATCGATACGGTAGTCGTATTTCCGGCATCTAGAGCGGGCACCGGTACCTTCTCGGTGTACCCGTCGCTGAGCTCGAAGCTAGCGTTCGATGCGCCTGCTGTGGCATTACCGGTGTTCGCAATGACCGCCTGGATCACGTTGCTCTGGTTGGCAAAGAGATACCCGCCGCAATTCGGGGTTATGCTCGTGACAACCAGGTCAGGCAGCGCCTGTGCAGTTCCTAGTGAGAACACCATCGCGCACAACACAAACGCGCATACCATCCTTTTCTTCCGTCTTAACATTTCTATCTCCGCTCCTTCTCCTCAGCCGTTAAGGAAGGGCCGTAGCATTCACATCTCCCGGCTCACTCAGGTAGCCTAACGGCGAATAAGGATGCGAGCCAGGAGTGATACGCGGGGCAGCGTCCAGCCGCTCACCCTCCGCCGCAACCCCTCTGGCAAGGAGAGATACACATAAAAGAAAATCATATTACTGTTTATAAGCTTTTCGAGTTTTTATCTTACCTATAGCGTAAAAATATTATTCCGCGACACCATGCCTGCGGGTGGCATGGTAAAACGGACGAATGAGGAGATCACATGGCTCATATCAGTGTAGGGTTCCGGGACCTCGGCCTTTGAGCACTACCGGGAAAGCGAAGGGATCGGGCCTGTGCCGTCACGAAAAGGGAATCCGCAGATCAAGGGCAGTTAGATCACCTCTGGCTTGAATTCGATCGGCATCGCTGGCGATTCGACTCGCTCCTGCGTTTTTTCCCGGTATAATAACCGGATACGAGGCGCTCTCAATTATCGCGAACGCGAGACTCCAGGGGTGCATTCCTGCGTAGAGCGGCTCCAGAAGCGATTCTCGGCCTGTTCGGAAGAAGGGCACGTGAGATGAGTAACACCAGAAAGGCAAAACGAAATAATAAATAATTGTACTCAACCGTGAATCTTTATATAGCTTGACCCATTTATTGAGGGAGTGAGCAGTGGACCAGCGATTTTGAGCGCTAGACGTGAATTCCTGCTCGTTATCTTGCGATGACGGCTGAGAGAATCATGCTCACGGAAATGGAGGGGAAGCGCGGTTTGGAACTCGCGCGAGCGGCGATCACGGAGTATTTACGGGCGAACAACAAAATTGCGGCTCCGGACGATCTGCCACCGAGCTTTGACGAGGATCGTGGCGTCTTCGTGACCTTGAAGGTGTTCGGTGCGCTCAGGGGCTGTATTGGCTTCCCCTATCCCGCCTTCCCGCTGAAGGAAGCGATCATCGAGGCGGCTATCTCCGCTGCGGTCGGTGATCCCCGGTTCCCGGCCGTTACCTTACAGGAGTTTAAGGACGTACGTATCGAGCTCACGGTGCTCACCTTGCCGCAGGTCCTGAAGGTAAAGCCTCGGGAGCTGCCCCGGCAGATCGAGGTCGGCAGACACGGCTTGATCGTGCAGCGCGGGATCCAAACAGGACTCTTACTCCCGCAAGTAGCGACCGAGCAGGGTTGGGATGCGGAGGAGTTCCTCTGCCAGACCTGCTGGAAAGCGGGCCTGCCACAGGATGCATGGCTCACTGAGGCGACCGAGGTGAGCACCTTTGAAGGGCAGATCTTTTCGGAAGAAACAACATAAAAACGATGATTGCGATAGATCGGTATAAATGTAATTATTGTGGTGGCTGCGTTTCCGTCTGTCCTACAGACGCGATAGAGCTGGTGGGCACGTGGATAAAAATCGACGAGGAAACATGCAACAGTTGTAAGGCCTGCGTGAACATCTGCCCCGTGGGCGCATTGACACTGCTGAAGGGCGAGTAAGTGCTCGAAGAGACTTACAAACCGCATCGATCAAGCCGGAATTGTTACCCGCTGATCCGATCTGCGAAACTCACCGGAGCTTCTTCTTGCAGACGAACGCGTCCTCACCATCCGCGTAATAGCCCTTCACCGTGTAGACCATGCGGTAGCCCTGCTTCTCGTAGAAACGAATTGCACCCGTGTTGCTTACGCGAACCTCGAGCGTGATTATCGTAAATGACTCATTGAGGAACGCGAGTTCGAGCGCAGTCATCAATTCCTTACCCACGCCTCTCCGCCGATACGGTTTATCCACCGCGATCCCCGAAATATGGCCGTGACCGCCCCGGATCGCACCGCCGATGAACCCGATAAGATTTTCCTTGCCGTTCGACCCCGGGGCCACGGCCACGTAGAAATAGTACTCCGCAGCATCGAAGAACTCCGCAATGTCCGCCGCGGTGTTCACCGTCTTGATATTCCGCTTCCACAGCCGTATGACACTGTTCAAATCAGACCGCTCTGCTTTCCGGAGCCTGAAATCCGTCATCGGTCTTGCCACAACTCTCCTCTTCGTCTTCTTCTCTTAAAAATACGTGCGATTTCTCACGCTCGTTCCGTCGTCCCGTAAGGGTATCTCAGCTTGCACGGGGAGGATATTTATGCGGCGATCGGTATTGAGTGAGTAGTATCGGAGCAGTTAGGAATGGATGAGCTGGAACGGATTACTAAAGACCTTACGCTCTTCGAGCGGAGTTTGGTCGAGCTCGATTCCGTCGCACTCACGGTCGAGGAGGAGACCGTGGTGGCACACGCGAAACGCTATTTCACGGACACGGCGTATTACCTCAAAAAGGGCGATTATTTCACCGCTTTCGGCTGCATTAACTACGCTCACGGGTTGGTGGACAGCCTGCGGAACGTAAAGGGCTTGATACCCTGACCACTGCTCTGCCGTTTCCGCTCGCAGGAAATCGGCGTATATCGCAAGACCGCTACAGAACGGTGGCAGCATATCCGATCAGAAATCCGATGATAGCGCCGGTATTAAGGAATGGCAGGCCTGCATGCGGTTTCCCGCGGCCAGCAACGCCGGTCAATGCGGCATAGCCAATAAGCGTGCCAAGGAGCGCGCCGAGCGCCGGTGCATTGATCAGACCGGAGAACTGCAGTGTTTCTGGGAGCGCATTTGCGGAGACGACGAGCACAGCGGGAATAATCGCATCACCGAGCCCCATGAAGAAGCCCTCTTCCATCTCGCTCCCCTTGAGGAGTGAGAAGTGTAAATGTCGCGGCAGCACGAAAAGGATGGGCATGCGGAGATCCACCACAGACTCGGCCAGCGAGACCATGTGCTTCGTCTTGTAAACCGCAATGGCGTCGTAGACCAGCAAGATGATCATGAGGAGCAGCACGGGAAGGATACCGAGCGAGATACCGAAGATCGCCGCCGCGCCACCACCGATAAGCAGACCGGTTAGGTCCAGCACGTACCATTCAGGATATATGTAGAGCAGAAGGGCGAGCGCAATCGTAATCACCTGCGGCACGAAGCGGTACGGCAGAAGCACGACCATAACGTAATAGATTGTTAAGGTCACCGCGGCGAGCAAAACGAAATAGACGAGCTTCTCGCCGCCATATTTGAGGACAATGAGGATGAATGCGGTGAATGCAATAATAAAGCCGAAGAAGTACAGTGGATTCCAGAGCGATTCGGGATTCTCGAACGCCTGCATACCCGCAGCATCAAGCGGCGCGGCGAGCAGGACGGCGAGCAGGTGCGTGATCAGGATGAAGCACCCCATGCCCAGAAAGAGCAAGATGCTCGCTTTACGCTCTTCCCCCTCCACCTCCTGATCTCTTTTATCTTCTTCTGTGATCTCTGGCATGGTTCTTTCTGTGCACCGGTATAAAAACCTTGGACAGTAAAGCTTAAAACGTGCGAGCTGTCAACTAACTACTGGTGCGTCAGCGCCCATTCAGCCTGGTTTTAACGTAACGACAAGAACCTGATGCGGTAACCGGTCGTGATTGAACTAACGCGCGAATGCGCTAACACGCCAATACGCTAACGTGGTATCTTCCCCTTCAGAAACGTTGCTATTCGCTTACTATCGCGCTCCTTTTTCATCAGGATATCGGTTTGGAGCACATCAACACCCCCGGAAACCGTGCATACGTCACGTTTATCGATGATCAGCACGTCCAGCAGATCCTTATAGCAGGAATACACGCCATAGGGCGAGACTTCAAAACCCTTTGCCCGCATGAATTTGCCCGCAGGCCCGCTTACCGCCGCTGCACCCACGATCGGTGATATGGCAACCACGACCTTCCATTTCAGCAGCTCGCGAACCCCCTCGAGAGCGAGAATAGGACCGATGCTCGTTACGGGATTACTCGGCCCGAAGAGCACGAGCGGGTCTGATTTATCCTCCAGTGCTGCTATCACCTCCGCGGACGGCTTCGCTG is part of the Methanomicrobia archaeon genome and harbors:
- a CDS encoding DUF3344 domain-containing protein codes for the protein MLRRKKRMVCAFVLCAMVFSLGTAQALPDLVVTSITPNCGGYLFANQSNVIQAVIANTGNATAGASNASFELSDGYTEKVPVPALDAGNTTTVSITDPTIQPAGTAVTITVTADCDAGVTEDNETNNDLSVAKTVMNNGYKGKRYTGGSDIATWRTFALRGDLLYSTGDSQYLGGSSTAWNSYTVDWNESDLPVPAAASIRAARLYVIFTWDKV
- a CDS encoding TIGR00296 family protein, producing the protein MLTEMEGKRGLELARAAITEYLRANNKIAAPDDLPPSFDEDRGVFVTLKVFGALRGCIGFPYPAFPLKEAIIEAAISAAVGDPRFPAVTLQEFKDVRIELTVLTLPQVLKVKPRELPRQIEVGRHGLIVQRGIQTGLLLPQVATEQGWDAEEFLCQTCWKAGLPQDAWLTEATEVSTFEGQIFSEETT
- a CDS encoding 4Fe-4S dicluster domain-containing protein, giving the protein MIAIDRYKCNYCGGCVSVCPTDAIELVGTWIKIDEETCNSCKACVNICPVGALTLLKGE
- a CDS encoding N-acetyltransferase; the encoded protein is MTDFRLRKAERSDLNSVIRLWKRNIKTVNTAADIAEFFDAAEYYFYVAVAPGSNGKENLIGFIGGAIRGGHGHISGIAVDKPYRRRGVGKELMTALELAFLNESFTIITLEVRVSNTGAIRFYEKQGYRMVYTVKGYYADGEDAFVCKKKLR
- a CDS encoding DUF357 domain-containing protein, which translates into the protein MDELERITKDLTLFERSLVELDSVALTVEEETVVAHAKRYFTDTAYYLKKGDYFTAFGCINYAHGLVDSLRNVKGLIP